A part of Macaca mulatta isolate MMU2019108-1 chromosome 12, T2T-MMU8v2.0, whole genome shotgun sequence genomic DNA contains:
- the NIF3L1 gene encoding NIF3-like protein 1 isoform X4 translates to MLSSCVRPVPTTVRFVDSLICSSSRSFMDLKALLSSLNDFASLSFAESWDNVGLLVEPSPPHTVNTLFLTNDLTEEVMEEGLQKKADLILSYHPPIFRPMKRITWNTWKERLVIQALENRVGIYSPHTAYDAAPQGVNNWLAKGLGACTSRPIHPSKAPNYPTEGNHRVEFNVSHTQALDKVMSAVKGIGDVSVTSFSARFDNEEQTRISLNCTQKALMQVVDFLSQNKQLYQKTEILSLEKPLLLHTGMGRLCTLDESVSLATMIDRIKRHLKLSHIRLALGVGRTLESQVKVVALCAGSGSGVLQGVKADLYLTGC, encoded by the exons atgttgtcATCTTGTGTACGCCCGGTCCCCACGACAGTCCGGTTTGTAGATTCTCTGATCTGCAGTTCTTCCCGTTCCTTCATGGATTTGAAGgctctcctttcttccttgaaTGACTTTGCATCCCTCTCCTTTGCTGAGAGTTGGGACAATGTTGGATTACTGGTGGAACCAAGCCCACCACATACTGTAAATACGCTCTTCCTGACCAATGACCTGACTGAGGAAGTGATGGAGGAGGGGCTGCAAAAGAAGGCAGACCTCATTCTCTCCTACCATCCGCCTATCTTCCGACCCATGAAGCGCATAACCTGGAACACCTGGAAGGAGCGCCTGGTGATCCAGGCTCTGGAGAACAGAGTCGGTATCTACTCTCCTCACACAGCCTATGATGCCGCACCCCAGGGCGTCAACAACTGGTTGGCTAAAGGGCTTG GAGCTTGTACCTCCAGGCCCATACATCCTTCCAAAGCTCCCAACTACCCTACAGAGGGAAACCACCGAGTAGAATTCAACGTTAGCCACACCCAAGCCCTGGACAAAGTCATGTCTGCAGTGAAAGGAATTGGTGATGTTTCTGTCACTTCTTTTTCTGCTag GTTTGATAATGAGGAACAAACACGGATTAGTCTGAATTGTACTCAGAAGGCTTTGATGCAGGTGGtagattttctttctcagaaCAAACAACTTTATCAGAAGACAGAAATTCTGTCGCTGGAgaag CCTTTGCTTCTACATACTGGAATGGGACGCTTATGCACACTGGATGAGTCTGTCTCCCTGGCAACCATGATTGATCGAATCAAAAGACACCTAAAACTATCTCATATTCGCTTAGCCCTTGGGGTGGGGAGAACCTTAG AGTCTCAAGTCAAAGTTGTGGCCCTGTGTGCTGGTTCTGGGAGCGGCGTTCTGCAGGGTGTCAAGGCTGACCTTTACCTCACAG GTTGTTAA
- the NIF3L1 gene encoding NIF3-like protein 1, which translates to MLSSCVRPVPTTVRFVDSLICSSSRSFMDLKALLSSLNDFASLSFAESWDNVGLLVEPSPPHTVNTLFLTNDLTEEVMEEGLQKKADLILSYHPPIFRPMKRITWNTWKERLVIQALENRVGIYSPHTAYDAAPQGVNNWLAKGLGACTSRPIHPSKAPNYPTEGNHRVEFNVSHTQALDKVMSAVKGIGDVSVTSFSARFDNEEQTRISLNCTQKALMQVVDFLSQNKQLYQKTEILSLEKPLLLHTGMGRLCTLDESVSLATMIDRIKRHLKLSHIRLALGVGRTLESQVKVVALCAGSGSGVLQGVKADLYLTGEMSHHDILDAASQGINVILCEHSNTERGFLSDLRDMLGSHLENKINIILSETDRDPLQVV; encoded by the exons atgttgtcATCTTGTGTACGCCCGGTCCCCACGACAGTCCGGTTTGTAGATTCTCTGATCTGCAGTTCTTCCCGTTCCTTCATGGATTTGAAGgctctcctttcttccttgaaTGACTTTGCATCCCTCTCCTTTGCTGAGAGTTGGGACAATGTTGGATTACTGGTGGAACCAAGCCCACCACATACTGTAAATACGCTCTTCCTGACCAATGACCTGACTGAGGAAGTGATGGAGGAGGGGCTGCAAAAGAAGGCAGACCTCATTCTCTCCTACCATCCGCCTATCTTCCGACCCATGAAGCGCATAACCTGGAACACCTGGAAGGAGCGCCTGGTGATCCAGGCTCTGGAGAACAGAGTCGGTATCTACTCTCCTCACACAGCCTATGATGCCGCACCCCAGGGCGTCAACAACTGGTTGGCTAAAGGGCTTG GAGCTTGTACCTCCAGGCCCATACATCCTTCCAAAGCTCCCAACTACCCTACAGAGGGAAACCACCGAGTAGAATTCAACGTTAGCCACACCCAAGCCCTGGACAAAGTCATGTCTGCAGTGAAAGGAATTGGTGATGTTTCTGTCACTTCTTTTTCTGCTag GTTTGATAATGAGGAACAAACACGGATTAGTCTGAATTGTACTCAGAAGGCTTTGATGCAGGTGGtagattttctttctcagaaCAAACAACTTTATCAGAAGACAGAAATTCTGTCGCTGGAgaag CCTTTGCTTCTACATACTGGAATGGGACGCTTATGCACACTGGATGAGTCTGTCTCCCTGGCAACCATGATTGATCGAATCAAAAGACACCTAAAACTATCTCATATTCGCTTAGCCCTTGGGGTGGGGAGAACCTTAG AGTCTCAAGTCAAAGTTGTGGCCCTGTGTGCTGGTTCTGGGAGCGGCGTTCTGCAGGGTGTCAAGGCTGACCTTTACCTCACAG GTGAGATGTCCCATCATGATATTTTGGATGCTGCTTCCCAAGGAATAAATGTCATCCTCTGTGAACATAGCAACACTGAACGAGGCTTTCTTTCTGACCTTCGAGATATGCTGGGTTCTCACTTGGAGAATAAGATAAATATTATCCTATCAGAGACTGACAGGGACCCTCTTCAGGTGGTATAA
- the NIF3L1 gene encoding NIF3-like protein 1 isoform X2 — protein sequence MLSSCVRPVPTTVRFVDSLICSSSRSFMDLKALLSSLNDFASLSFAESWDNVGLLVEPSPPHTVNTLFLTNDLTEEVMEEGLQKKADLILSYHPPIFRPMKRITWNTWKERLVIQALENRVGIYSPHTAYDAAPQGVNNWLAKGLGACTSRPIHPSKAPNYPTEGNHRVEFNVSHTQALDKVMSAVKGIGDVSVTSFSARFDNEEQTRISLNCTQKALMQVVDFLSQNKQLYQKTEILSLEKPLLLHTGMGRLCTLDESVSLATMIDRIKRHLKLSHIRLALGVGRTLESQVKVVALCAGSGSGVLQGVKADLYLTVIFSGRTSFPSVGYFRGYVMTVSRQQ from the exons atgttgtcATCTTGTGTACGCCCGGTCCCCACGACAGTCCGGTTTGTAGATTCTCTGATCTGCAGTTCTTCCCGTTCCTTCATGGATTTGAAGgctctcctttcttccttgaaTGACTTTGCATCCCTCTCCTTTGCTGAGAGTTGGGACAATGTTGGATTACTGGTGGAACCAAGCCCACCACATACTGTAAATACGCTCTTCCTGACCAATGACCTGACTGAGGAAGTGATGGAGGAGGGGCTGCAAAAGAAGGCAGACCTCATTCTCTCCTACCATCCGCCTATCTTCCGACCCATGAAGCGCATAACCTGGAACACCTGGAAGGAGCGCCTGGTGATCCAGGCTCTGGAGAACAGAGTCGGTATCTACTCTCCTCACACAGCCTATGATGCCGCACCCCAGGGCGTCAACAACTGGTTGGCTAAAGGGCTTG GAGCTTGTACCTCCAGGCCCATACATCCTTCCAAAGCTCCCAACTACCCTACAGAGGGAAACCACCGAGTAGAATTCAACGTTAGCCACACCCAAGCCCTGGACAAAGTCATGTCTGCAGTGAAAGGAATTGGTGATGTTTCTGTCACTTCTTTTTCTGCTag GTTTGATAATGAGGAACAAACACGGATTAGTCTGAATTGTACTCAGAAGGCTTTGATGCAGGTGGtagattttctttctcagaaCAAACAACTTTATCAGAAGACAGAAATTCTGTCGCTGGAgaag CCTTTGCTTCTACATACTGGAATGGGACGCTTATGCACACTGGATGAGTCTGTCTCCCTGGCAACCATGATTGATCGAATCAAAAGACACCTAAAACTATCTCATATTCGCTTAGCCCTTGGGGTGGGGAGAACCTTAG AGTCTCAAGTCAAAGTTGTGGCCCTGTGTGCTGGTTCTGGGAGCGGCGTTCTGCAGGGTGTCAAGGCTGACCTTTACCTCACAG
- the NIF3L1 gene encoding NIF3-like protein 1 isoform X3, with protein sequence MLSSCVRPVPTTVRFVDSLICSSSRSFMDLKALLSSLNDFASLSFAESWDNVGLLVEPSPPHTVNTLFLTNDLTEEVMEEGLQKKADLILSYHPPIFRPMKRITWNTWKERLVIQALENRVGIYSPHTAYDAAPQGVNNWLAKGLGACTSRPIHPSKAPNYPTEGNHRVEFNVSHTQALDKVMSAVKGIGDVSVTSFSARFDNEEQTRISLNCTQKALMQVVDFLSQNKQLYQKTEILSLEKPLLLHTGMGRLCTLDESVSLATMIDRIKRHLKLSHIRLALGVGRTLESQVKVVALCAGSGSGVLQGVKADLYLTGTCFPSLCSNYG encoded by the exons atgttgtcATCTTGTGTACGCCCGGTCCCCACGACAGTCCGGTTTGTAGATTCTCTGATCTGCAGTTCTTCCCGTTCCTTCATGGATTTGAAGgctctcctttcttccttgaaTGACTTTGCATCCCTCTCCTTTGCTGAGAGTTGGGACAATGTTGGATTACTGGTGGAACCAAGCCCACCACATACTGTAAATACGCTCTTCCTGACCAATGACCTGACTGAGGAAGTGATGGAGGAGGGGCTGCAAAAGAAGGCAGACCTCATTCTCTCCTACCATCCGCCTATCTTCCGACCCATGAAGCGCATAACCTGGAACACCTGGAAGGAGCGCCTGGTGATCCAGGCTCTGGAGAACAGAGTCGGTATCTACTCTCCTCACACAGCCTATGATGCCGCACCCCAGGGCGTCAACAACTGGTTGGCTAAAGGGCTTG GAGCTTGTACCTCCAGGCCCATACATCCTTCCAAAGCTCCCAACTACCCTACAGAGGGAAACCACCGAGTAGAATTCAACGTTAGCCACACCCAAGCCCTGGACAAAGTCATGTCTGCAGTGAAAGGAATTGGTGATGTTTCTGTCACTTCTTTTTCTGCTag GTTTGATAATGAGGAACAAACACGGATTAGTCTGAATTGTACTCAGAAGGCTTTGATGCAGGTGGtagattttctttctcagaaCAAACAACTTTATCAGAAGACAGAAATTCTGTCGCTGGAgaag CCTTTGCTTCTACATACTGGAATGGGACGCTTATGCACACTGGATGAGTCTGTCTCCCTGGCAACCATGATTGATCGAATCAAAAGACACCTAAAACTATCTCATATTCGCTTAGCCCTTGGGGTGGGGAGAACCTTAG AGTCTCAAGTCAAAGTTGTGGCCCTGTGTGCTGGTTCTGGGAGCGGCGTTCTGCAGGGTGTCAAGGCTGACCTTTACCTCACAG